Proteins from a genomic interval of Brucella melitensis bv. 1 str. 16M:
- a CDS encoding aspartate aminotransferase family protein: MSGNQELIARRERLLGRNMSLFYQDPVHLVKGEGVWLWDADGRKYLDCYNNVPHVGHCHPRVVEAICRQASTLNTHTRYLHEGILDYVERLTATFDKSLDAAILTCTGSEANDVALRMAQAVTGKTGIIATDFTYHGNTTAVSQLSTRMPPVGGYGGHVRHVPAPDSYRPLGGKGGEAFAQAWAAEVEKAIASLQESPFGFSGLIIDPFFANEGFPDLPENFLAPAVAAVRKAGGVVIADEVQPGFGRTGGHMWGHQKAGIVPDIVTLGKPMGNGHPVGAVVAGADTLNAFRKAFRYFNTFGGNPVSCAAAMAVLDVLEEEKLQANALEVGAYARQGLEKLAQKHGMIGNVRGSGLFFGAELVLDRAEKTPAAEMATRVVNEMRERGVLMNKLGIHQNATKIRPPMPFSRENADLMLSTLDDVLGGL; this comes from the coding sequence CCGCAGGGAGCGGCTGCTTGGCCGCAACATGTCCCTATTTTATCAGGACCCGGTGCATCTGGTGAAGGGTGAGGGTGTCTGGCTCTGGGATGCGGACGGGCGCAAATATCTCGATTGCTATAACAATGTGCCGCATGTGGGCCATTGCCATCCGCGTGTGGTGGAGGCGATCTGCCGTCAGGCTTCGACCCTCAACACCCATACGCGCTATCTGCATGAAGGAATTCTGGATTATGTCGAACGGCTGACAGCGACTTTCGACAAAAGCCTCGATGCGGCAATTCTCACCTGCACCGGCAGCGAGGCGAATGACGTGGCCCTGCGCATGGCGCAGGCGGTAACGGGCAAGACCGGCATCATCGCAACCGACTTCACCTATCACGGCAATACGACGGCGGTTTCGCAGCTTTCGACGCGAATGCCGCCGGTGGGCGGCTATGGCGGTCATGTGCGCCATGTGCCGGCACCCGACAGCTATCGCCCGCTTGGCGGTAAGGGGGGCGAAGCCTTCGCGCAAGCGTGGGCGGCGGAGGTGGAAAAGGCCATCGCTTCGTTGCAGGAAAGCCCGTTCGGCTTTTCCGGCCTTATCATCGATCCGTTCTTTGCCAATGAAGGTTTCCCCGATCTGCCGGAAAATTTTCTGGCTCCCGCCGTCGCTGCGGTCAGAAAGGCGGGCGGTGTGGTGATTGCCGACGAGGTGCAGCCGGGTTTCGGACGCACGGGCGGGCATATGTGGGGGCACCAGAAGGCGGGCATCGTGCCGGATATCGTGACACTCGGCAAACCGATGGGCAATGGCCATCCGGTTGGCGCGGTGGTTGCCGGTGCGGATACGCTGAATGCGTTCCGCAAGGCTTTCCGCTATTTCAACACTTTTGGCGGCAATCCGGTTTCCTGTGCTGCGGCAATGGCTGTGCTCGACGTGCTGGAGGAGGAAAAACTACAGGCCAATGCGTTGGAAGTCGGCGCTTATGCACGTCAGGGGCTGGAAAAACTGGCCCAGAAACATGGTATGATCGGCAATGTTCGCGGCAGCGGGCTGTTTTTCGGTGCGGAACTTGTTCTCGATCGGGCGGAAAAAACTCCGGCGGCAGAGATGGCCACGCGGGTTGTGAACGAAATGCGCGAACGCGGCGTGCTGATGAACAAGCTCGGCATCCACCAGAACGCCACCAAGATCAGGCCGCCCATGCCGTTTTCCAGAGAGAATGCAGATCTCATGCTTTCCACGCTGGATGATGTTCTGGGCGGATTGTGA
- a CDS encoding phosphotransferase enzyme family protein, whose protein sequence is MEKCLDHLTQRVSAALAFWGLPEQMPELLKYRENAVFKVRLRDGNPAALRLHRPGYHARAALVSELAWMDDLRKHAIAVPQPLAALDGAFLVALVSPDGATYHADLIGWVEGEPLGETGTPLSRHGRDLPAVFHAIGGEMARMHEAADGFSRPAGFERPAWDVAGLLGDAPFWGRFWDCETLSAQDRIYLSRLREDLSVVLADLAPQLDQGLIHADLVRENVFLRDGSVAFIDFDDCGFGFRLFDLATVLLRNRREPDYPALRAALLSGYEAVRPRLAREFEHLPLFLLLRALTYIGWAAARPELPDNIARLNRYVADVRAVVEEEGISR, encoded by the coding sequence ATGGAAAAGTGTCTCGACCATCTGACACAGCGCGTCTCTGCCGCTCTTGCCTTCTGGGGTTTGCCGGAACAGATGCCGGAACTTCTGAAATATCGTGAAAACGCGGTTTTCAAGGTTCGGCTTCGGGATGGCAATCCGGCGGCTCTGCGCCTGCATCGCCCCGGCTATCATGCGCGCGCGGCGCTGGTTTCGGAACTGGCATGGATGGATGATTTGCGTAAGCACGCCATTGCCGTGCCGCAACCGCTGGCTGCATTGGACGGGGCGTTTCTGGTCGCGCTGGTCTCCCCGGATGGGGCGACCTATCATGCCGATCTGATTGGCTGGGTCGAAGGTGAACCGCTTGGCGAAACGGGCACACCGCTTTCCCGGCACGGCCGTGACCTGCCTGCGGTTTTTCATGCCATTGGCGGCGAAATGGCACGGATGCATGAGGCTGCGGACGGGTTTTCCCGCCCGGCTGGTTTTGAGCGTCCGGCATGGGATGTGGCGGGCCTGCTGGGCGATGCGCCATTCTGGGGCCGTTTCTGGGATTGCGAGACGTTAAGCGCGCAAGACCGCATTTATCTTTCGCGGCTGCGCGAGGATTTGTCGGTGGTGCTGGCAGACCTGGCGCCGCAACTTGACCAGGGGCTTATTCATGCCGATCTGGTGCGCGAAAACGTCTTTTTGCGCGACGGCTCGGTGGCATTCATCGATTTTGATGATTGCGGCTTCGGGTTTCGCCTGTTCGATCTGGCGACCGTGCTTTTGCGCAACAGGCGCGAGCCTGATTATCCGGCGCTGCGCGCAGCCCTTCTCAGCGGTTATGAAGCCGTCAGGCCAAGGCTTGCGAGGGAGTTCGAGCACCTGCCACTTTTCCTGCTGCTGCGCGCACTGACCTATATTGGCTGGGCGGCTGCAAGGCCGGAACTGCCCGACAATATCGCACGCCTCAATCGCTATGTGGCCGATGTGCGCGCGGTGGTCGAAGAGGAGGGCATCAGTCGTTGA
- the hpaR gene encoding homoprotocatechuate degradation operon regulator HpaR encodes MQDKTRMQDQPSSKTKTRQDVLLPRNTRRSVPIALLRAREAVMSHFRPMLAQHDITEQQWRVIRILAETDIVDASEMAERAFILAPSLTRIIRSLEERGIITKTRDENDGRRVLLQITPAGLAIIKEVAPESRLIYQMIEERFGRERIDQLLDMLDDLAAIND; translated from the coding sequence ATGCAGGATAAAACCAGAATGCAAGATCAACCGTCGTCCAAGACCAAAACCCGGCAGGATGTCCTGCTTCCCCGCAACACGCGCCGTTCGGTGCCCATTGCCCTCCTGCGCGCCCGCGAAGCGGTGATGAGCCATTTCCGGCCGATGCTGGCCCAGCACGACATCACCGAGCAGCAGTGGCGCGTCATCCGCATTCTGGCCGAAACGGATATTGTCGACGCCTCGGAAATGGCCGAACGCGCCTTTATCCTTGCGCCTAGCCTCACCCGCATCATCCGCTCGCTTGAGGAACGCGGCATCATCACCAAGACGAGGGATGAAAATGACGGACGCCGCGTGCTGTTGCAGATCACCCCGGCTGGCCTTGCGATCATCAAGGAAGTGGCCCCGGAAAGCCGCCTTATCTATCAGATGATCGAGGAACGCTTTGGCCGCGAGCGGATCGACCAGCTTCTGGACATGCTGGACGATCTGGCGGCGATCAACGACTGA
- a CDS encoding 5-carboxymethyl-2-hydroxymuconate Delta-isomerase, translated as MPHFTMEYSSNLDGTVDFDGLCRAVHETILDTGLFELGAVRVRAFRAEAYAVADLLPQNGFIDMSFRIGVGRSDEEKRKTGEAIFATVTEFLAPLFATPHFALTLEIREIDPQLSWKKNAIHPRLRQKQA; from the coding sequence ATGCCGCATTTTACAATGGAGTATTCCTCCAATCTCGATGGCACGGTTGATTTCGACGGCCTGTGCCGCGCCGTGCACGAGACGATTTTGGATACGGGGCTTTTCGAGTTGGGCGCGGTGCGTGTGCGCGCCTTTCGCGCCGAGGCTTATGCCGTTGCCGACCTGTTGCCGCAGAATGGTTTCATCGACATGAGCTTTCGCATTGGCGTGGGGCGCAGCGATGAGGAAAAGCGCAAGACCGGCGAAGCAATCTTTGCCACCGTTACCGAATTTCTGGCCCCGCTGTTCGCCACGCCGCATTTCGCGCTGACGCTGGAGATCCGCGAGATCGATCCGCAACTTAGCTGGAAGAAAAACGCCATTCATCCCCGCCTGCGCCAGAAGCAGGCCTGA
- the hpaE gene encoding 5-carboxymethyl-2-hydroxymuconate semialdehyde dehydrogenase: MSKLDDNVAKAKTYLARFEKGVLNRIGGEDVAAADGATFETISPVDLKPLATVALGKAADIDRAARAAKAAFPEWAAMSGDARKKLLHKIADAIVARAEEIAFVEFMDTGQSLKFMAKAALRGAENFRFFADRAPEARDGKTLRGPGQVNMTTRVPIGPVGVITPWNTPFMLSTWKIAPALAAGCTVVHKPAEFSPLTARLLVEIAEEAGLPKGVWNLVNGFGEDAGKALTEHPDIKAIGFVGESRTGSLIMKQGADTLKRVHFELGGKNPVVVFADADLERAVDAAVFMIYSLNGERCTSSSRLLVEASIYEKFTALVAEKAKRIKVGHPLDPETVVGPLIHPVHEKKVLEYIEIGRSEGATVAAGGAKFAGPGGGCYVSPTLFTAAHNGMRIAQEEIFGPVLTAIPFKDEAEALALANDVKYGLTGYLWTNDVTRAFRFTDALEAGMIWVNSENVRHLPTPFGGVKNSGIGRDGGDWSFDFYMETKNIAFANAAHAIAKLGG, encoded by the coding sequence ATGTCCAAGCTCGACGACAATGTCGCCAAAGCAAAAACCTATCTTGCCCGGTTTGAAAAAGGGGTTCTGAACCGCATTGGCGGTGAAGACGTGGCCGCTGCCGATGGCGCGACTTTCGAGACGATTTCGCCGGTGGACCTGAAGCCGCTTGCAACCGTGGCGCTTGGCAAGGCAGCGGATATCGACCGTGCTGCCAGGGCGGCAAAGGCCGCCTTTCCCGAATGGGCCGCAATGTCGGGCGATGCGCGCAAGAAGCTCCTGCACAAGATTGCCGATGCCATTGTCGCCCGTGCCGAGGAAATCGCCTTCGTGGAATTCATGGATACGGGCCAGTCGCTGAAATTCATGGCCAAGGCGGCACTGCGCGGCGCGGAAAATTTCCGCTTCTTCGCAGACCGTGCACCGGAAGCCCGCGACGGCAAGACGCTTCGCGGCCCCGGACAGGTCAATATGACAACCCGTGTACCCATCGGGCCGGTCGGCGTCATCACGCCGTGGAACACACCTTTCATGCTGTCGACATGGAAGATCGCTCCGGCACTTGCGGCAGGATGCACCGTGGTTCACAAGCCGGCTGAATTTTCACCGCTGACGGCGCGCCTGCTCGTTGAAATTGCCGAGGAAGCCGGTCTGCCGAAAGGCGTATGGAACCTCGTCAATGGCTTCGGGGAAGATGCGGGCAAGGCCCTGACCGAGCATCCCGACATCAAGGCCATCGGCTTTGTGGGCGAAAGCCGCACAGGCTCGCTCATCATGAAGCAGGGGGCGGATACGCTGAAGCGCGTGCATTTTGAGCTTGGCGGCAAAAACCCGGTGGTCGTCTTTGCCGATGCCGATCTGGAGCGCGCTGTCGATGCCGCCGTCTTCATGATCTATTCGCTGAATGGTGAACGCTGCACGTCTTCCTCGCGCCTGCTGGTGGAAGCAAGCATCTATGAAAAATTCACCGCGCTGGTCGCTGAAAAGGCAAAGCGTATCAAGGTCGGCCATCCGCTCGATCCTGAAACGGTTGTTGGCCCTCTGATCCATCCGGTTCATGAAAAGAAAGTGCTGGAATATATCGAGATCGGCCGCAGCGAAGGCGCGACGGTTGCCGCAGGCGGCGCAAAATTCGCAGGGCCGGGCGGTGGCTGCTATGTGTCGCCGACACTTTTCACCGCCGCCCACAACGGCATGCGCATCGCGCAGGAGGAGATTTTCGGCCCGGTTCTGACCGCCATTCCTTTCAAGGACGAGGCCGAGGCGCTGGCGCTTGCCAATGATGTGAAGTACGGCCTGACCGGCTATCTATGGACCAATGACGTGACCCGCGCTTTCCGTTTCACCGATGCGCTGGAAGCCGGAATGATCTGGGTCAACTCGGAAAATGTGCGCCATCTGCCAACGCCATTCGGCGGCGTGAAGAATTCCGGCATCGGCCGCGACGGCGGCGACTGGTCGTTCGATTTCTACATGGAAACCAAGAATATCGCCTTCGCCAACGCTGCGCACGCGATTGCAAAACTCGGCGGCTGA
- the hpaD gene encoding 3,4-dihydroxyphenylacetate 2,3-dioxygenase, which translates to MPLPTPNLHPPFNIVRLSHVELGVTDLTKSRAFYVDTLGLQVTDESADAIYLRALEERGHHCIVLRKTDKAEARDLGFKLYSEDDFDRAEHFFKGKGLPVEWVERPYQSRTLRTRDPHGIPLEFYSRMDRLPPIHQKYALYKGVKPLRIDHFNCFSPNVDESVAFYNELGFRVTEYTEDAETGRLWAAWTHRKGGVHDITFTNGKGPRLHHTAFWVPTPLNIIDLLDLMSTTGWLANIERGPGRHGISNAFFLYVRDPDGHRIEIYCSDYQTVDPDLEPIKWDLKDPQRQTLWGAPAPKSWFEEGSLFASVQPVDSVLKAQPIVAP; encoded by the coding sequence ATGCCCTTGCCGACCCCTAACCTTCACCCACCATTCAACATTGTGCGCCTGTCGCATGTGGAGCTTGGGGTGACAGACCTTACCAAGTCGCGGGCTTTCTATGTTGATACGCTTGGTCTGCAAGTGACCGACGAAAGCGCAGATGCCATTTATCTGCGCGCCCTGGAAGAGCGCGGGCATCATTGCATCGTTTTGCGCAAGACCGACAAGGCGGAAGCCCGCGATCTTGGCTTCAAGCTCTATTCGGAGGACGATTTCGACCGGGCCGAACATTTCTTCAAGGGCAAGGGCCTGCCTGTCGAATGGGTGGAGCGACCCTACCAGTCGCGCACGCTGCGCACGCGTGATCCGCACGGCATTCCGCTTGAGTTCTATTCCAGAATGGACCGCCTGCCGCCGATCCATCAAAAATATGCGCTCTACAAGGGCGTGAAGCCGCTGCGCATCGACCACTTCAACTGCTTCTCGCCTAATGTGGATGAATCCGTCGCCTTCTATAACGAGCTGGGTTTCCGCGTGACGGAATATACCGAGGATGCCGAAACTGGCCGCCTGTGGGCCGCCTGGACGCACCGCAAGGGCGGCGTTCACGATATCACCTTCACCAATGGCAAGGGGCCGCGCCTGCACCATACCGCTTTCTGGGTGCCGACACCGCTCAACATCATCGACCTGCTCGACCTCATGTCCACCACCGGCTGGCTTGCCAATATCGAGCGCGGTCCCGGCCGCCACGGCATTTCCAATGCCTTCTTCCTCTATGTGCGCGACCCGGATGGCCATCGCATCGAAATCTACTGCTCGGATTACCAGACGGTCGATCCCGATCTGGAGCCGATCAAGTGGGATCTGAAAGACCCGCAGCGCCAGACGCTCTGGGGTGCGCCTGCACCGAAATCCTGGTTCGAGGAAGGCAGCTTGTTTGCCAGTGTGCAGCCGGTCGATTCCGTGTTGAAGGCACAGCCGATCGTCGCGCCGTAA
- a CDS encoding fumarylacetoacetate hydrolase family protein translates to MVKFLSFSTCGGRHYGVLKEDGIVDLSARHGSRWPTLREVIEAGVLAQLAQEAAGLAADVPLSSITYEIPIPSPGKIICVGVNFPDRNEEYKDGQAAPANPSLFVRFPRSFTGHERPLMRPPESPQLDYEGEIAIVIGKGGRRIAEKDALDHIAALTLCNEGTIRDWVRHAKFNVTQGKNFDATGSIGPWLVPYTDESQIADIQLTTRVNGEVRQQDRTSRMIFSFRKIINYVSTFTTLVPGDVIVCGTPTGAGARFDPPIWLKPGDVVEVEAEGIGLLRNTIADEKV, encoded by the coding sequence ATGGTGAAGTTTCTGAGTTTTTCGACCTGCGGGGGCAGGCACTATGGCGTGCTGAAAGAGGACGGTATTGTCGATCTTTCGGCGCGCCATGGGTCTCGCTGGCCGACCTTGCGTGAGGTGATCGAGGCCGGTGTGCTGGCGCAGCTTGCGCAGGAGGCGGCAGGGCTTGCCGCCGATGTTCCGCTTTCTTCCATCACCTATGAGATTCCAATTCCTTCGCCGGGAAAGATCATCTGTGTCGGTGTCAATTTTCCAGATCGAAACGAGGAATACAAGGATGGGCAGGCTGCGCCGGCCAATCCCTCGCTCTTCGTCCGGTTTCCCCGCTCCTTCACCGGGCATGAGCGCCCGCTGATGCGTCCGCCGGAAAGCCCGCAGCTCGATTATGAAGGCGAGATAGCCATCGTCATCGGCAAGGGCGGGCGGCGTATTGCGGAAAAGGATGCGCTCGATCACATAGCGGCACTTACGCTGTGCAATGAAGGCACGATCCGCGACTGGGTGCGCCATGCGAAATTCAACGTGACGCAAGGCAAGAATTTTGATGCCACCGGCTCCATCGGGCCATGGCTGGTGCCTTATACGGATGAAAGCCAGATAGCCGATATTCAGTTGACGACGCGGGTAAATGGCGAGGTGCGCCAGCAGGATCGCACCAGCCGCATGATCTTCTCTTTCCGCAAGATCATCAATTATGTCTCCACTTTCACGACGCTGGTGCCGGGTGACGTGATCGTCTGCGGCACGCCGACGGGTGCGGGCGCGCGTTTCGACCCGCCAATCTGGCTGAAACCCGGCGATGTGGTGGAAGTGGAGGCGGAGGGCATCGGCCTCTTGCGCAACACCATTGCCGATGAAAAGGTTTAA
- the hpaH gene encoding 2-oxo-hept-4-ene-1,7-dioate hydratase, with product MLTKDEIEAAAAALDGAEKTRRQVGLLSLKHPGMTMDDAYSVQAAWVKQKIAAGRRVIGWKIGLTSKAMQYALNIDIPDSGVLLDDMAFEDGAVIPADRFIQPRIEAEIAFTMKAPLKGPNVSVFDVLNATDYITPALEILDTRILRVDPETKKTRSIVDTISDNAANAGIVIGGRQMRADPVDMRWMGAIVSRNAQVEETGLGAGVLNHPARGIVWLANRLALYGEGIEAGQIVLAGSFICLVEARHGDTINADFGPYGTIACHFL from the coding sequence ATGCTGACGAAGGACGAAATTGAAGCTGCCGCCGCTGCATTGGATGGAGCGGAGAAGACCCGCAGGCAGGTCGGTCTGCTCTCGCTCAAGCATCCGGGCATGACCATGGATGACGCCTATTCGGTGCAGGCCGCATGGGTGAAGCAGAAAATCGCGGCTGGCCGCCGGGTGATCGGCTGGAAGATCGGCCTTACATCCAAGGCCATGCAATATGCGCTGAATATCGACATTCCTGATTCCGGCGTGTTGCTCGATGACATGGCTTTTGAAGATGGCGCGGTCATTCCTGCCGACCGCTTCATCCAGCCGCGCATCGAGGCGGAAATCGCCTTTACCATGAAGGCGCCGCTGAAAGGGCCGAACGTCTCGGTTTTCGATGTGTTGAACGCCACCGACTATATTACGCCTGCGCTGGAAATTCTCGATACGCGCATTTTGCGCGTGGACCCTGAAACGAAAAAAACGCGCAGCATCGTGGACACCATTTCCGATAATGCGGCCAATGCCGGTATCGTGATTGGCGGGCGGCAGATGCGGGCCGATCCGGTGGATATGCGCTGGATGGGCGCCATCGTCTCGCGCAATGCGCAAGTGGAGGAAACGGGGCTGGGAGCCGGAGTTCTCAACCATCCCGCGCGCGGCATTGTGTGGCTTGCCAACCGGCTGGCCCTTTATGGCGAGGGTATCGAAGCCGGGCAGATCGTGCTGGCCGGGTCATTCATCTGTCTGGTGGAAGCGCGCCATGGCGACACGATCAACGCGGATTTCGGGCCTTACGGCACCATTGCGTGTCATTTTCTGTAG
- the hpaI gene encoding 4-hydroxy-2-oxoheptanedioate aldolase, translating to MPAPRNQFKAALKQGRAQIGLWQALANPYTVEICAGAGYDWLLLDGEHAPNDVPLLVSQLQAMTGSASHPVVRPPVGETWIVKQLLDIGAQTLLIPMIESREQAEAMVKAMRYPPHGVRGVGSALARASAFNRIPDYLQTANDEVCLLLQVESRAGLANLDAIATTEGVDGVFIGPADLAADMGHLGKPGAQEVQDAVRDALQRIIGHGKAAGILTGDLSLARHYLDLGATFVAIGNDVTLLANATTRLLADFKTTEPGRPASPDARVY from the coding sequence ATGCCTGCTCCTCGAAATCAGTTCAAGGCCGCGCTCAAGCAGGGCCGCGCCCAGATCGGCCTGTGGCAGGCGCTCGCCAATCCCTATACGGTCGAAATCTGTGCCGGAGCCGGATATGACTGGCTGCTGCTCGATGGCGAACATGCGCCCAATGATGTGCCTCTTCTGGTTTCACAGCTTCAGGCCATGACAGGTTCAGCCTCGCATCCGGTCGTGCGGCCGCCTGTCGGCGAAACGTGGATCGTCAAGCAATTGCTCGATATCGGCGCGCAGACCCTGCTGATCCCCATGATTGAAAGCCGCGAACAGGCCGAAGCCATGGTAAAAGCCATGCGCTATCCGCCGCATGGGGTGCGTGGTGTCGGTTCCGCTCTGGCGCGGGCTTCTGCCTTCAACCGTATCCCCGATTATCTACAGACGGCCAATGACGAGGTTTGTCTTCTGTTGCAGGTGGAAAGCCGCGCGGGGCTTGCCAATCTTGATGCAATTGCCACGACCGAAGGCGTGGACGGCGTCTTCATCGGCCCTGCCGATCTTGCTGCCGATATGGGGCATCTGGGCAAACCGGGCGCGCAAGAGGTGCAGGACGCTGTGCGCGACGCACTTCAACGCATCATCGGGCACGGCAAGGCGGCGGGCATTCTCACGGGCGACCTTTCGCTTGCCCGTCATTATCTCGACCTTGGCGCAACCTTTGTCGCCATCGGCAATGATGTGACCTTGCTCGCGAATGCCACCACTAGGCTGCTTGCCGACTTCAAGACCACTGAGCCGGGCAGGCCAGCCAGCCCGGACGCAAGGGTCTATTGA
- a CDS encoding helix-turn-helix domain-containing protein, giving the protein MDLVHHRNLVPDAWRAISYDQWSSDLRSVCGNFNPQTVERGDDVVGAARRIDVCGMEFAHVSNDLDCISRGWDDIRRDAQEHLFLIVQLEGSCGLEHGDRQNILDVGECILVDSTRPTTFYFGGRFSNHLSLHLPRQLMYSDSRIPFDIARKLSAHDPMAHMLHALIAKIMATTESDSASQHLRQLMFNATRQAFHSTGESAPLHSLHDSASKRLQIVDLLIDRHLTETELSARWLATRLGISIRTLQQDFQGMGVTCTMVIRDKRLRLAKEKIEQLREQKSGGTIAEVAYSAGFNDISYFNRSFKELFDCAPTDLLKGGDC; this is encoded by the coding sequence TTGGATCTCGTTCACCATCGCAATCTCGTACCGGACGCATGGAGAGCCATCTCCTACGATCAGTGGTCAAGCGACCTTCGCTCCGTGTGTGGCAATTTCAATCCACAGACGGTGGAAAGGGGCGACGACGTGGTGGGCGCGGCCCGGCGCATCGACGTCTGCGGCATGGAATTCGCCCATGTTTCAAACGATCTCGATTGTATCAGCCGGGGCTGGGACGACATTCGCCGCGATGCGCAGGAACATCTTTTTCTGATCGTGCAGCTTGAGGGCAGTTGCGGCCTTGAACATGGCGACCGCCAGAATATCCTCGATGTCGGCGAATGCATCCTCGTGGATTCCACACGGCCAACAACCTTTTATTTCGGCGGGCGTTTTTCCAATCACCTGTCGCTGCATCTGCCGCGGCAATTGATGTATTCCGACAGCCGCATTCCTTTCGACATAGCCCGCAAGCTTTCCGCCCATGATCCGATGGCGCATATGCTCCATGCGCTTATCGCAAAAATCATGGCAACAACGGAATCGGATTCGGCCTCGCAGCATCTGCGCCAGCTCATGTTCAACGCCACGCGCCAGGCTTTTCATTCAACCGGCGAAAGCGCCCCGCTGCACAGCCTGCACGACAGCGCAAGCAAGCGCCTGCAAATCGTCGATCTTCTGATCGACCGGCACCTGACTGAAACCGAGCTTTCCGCACGCTGGCTTGCAACCCGGCTCGGTATTTCCATCCGCACGCTGCAACAGGATTTTCAAGGCATGGGCGTTACCTGCACCATGGTCATACGCGACAAGCGGCTGCGACTGGCGAAGGAAAAAATCGAGCAGTTGAGAGAGCAGAAATCGGGCGGCACCATCGCCGAAGTCGCCTATTCGGCAGGCTTCAACGACATTTCCTATTTCAATCGCAGTTTCAAGGAACTGTTCGATTGCGCACCGACCGACCTCCTGAAAGGCGGCGATTGCTAA
- a CDS encoding sugar ABC transporter permease codes for MTLTGKSLRKFLSEYKIVALLIVVALIWAFFAIMTYDPEMGRSQFLTARNFSNLLRQMAITGMLASAMVFVIVAGEIDLSVGALLGLLGGVAAVLDVVYGWPLWATIATVLVLGGVLGGFNGWLTAYLGIPSFIVTLGGQLVFRGIVLGIMGGVTIAPISPEFKYIGQGYLPGWLGNVCAMALFTVLVLITLRTRSSKRKHNLQTLSPAMETARLLGTGILILGFILVLNSYQGVPVPVLVLLVILGVFTVISRQTVFGRHIYAVGSNPEATRFSGVNVNFVKMAVFALMGLMAAVAGLTTTARLAAGTPSAGLGGELDAIASCFIGGTSMRGGVGSVIAALVGALIMSSLDNGMSMLGVDTFWQQIIKGSILVLAVYLDIVSSGTRRA; via the coding sequence ATGACGTTGACAGGCAAAAGCCTCAGAAAATTTCTCTCAGAATACAAAATCGTGGCACTGCTGATTGTTGTCGCCCTGATCTGGGCATTCTTCGCCATCATGACCTACGATCCCGAGATGGGCCGGTCGCAGTTTCTCACCGCGCGCAATTTCTCCAATCTTTTGCGCCAGATGGCAATCACCGGCATGCTGGCTTCAGCCATGGTGTTTGTCATCGTGGCGGGTGAAATCGATCTGTCGGTGGGGGCTTTGCTCGGCCTGTTAGGCGGTGTCGCGGCGGTGCTCGATGTGGTTTACGGCTGGCCGTTATGGGCCACTATCGCTACGGTTCTGGTGCTGGGTGGAGTGCTTGGCGGTTTCAACGGCTGGCTCACCGCCTATCTCGGCATTCCGTCCTTCATCGTTACGCTGGGCGGGCAATTGGTGTTTCGCGGTATTGTGCTGGGTATCATGGGCGGTGTCACCATTGCGCCGATTTCGCCCGAGTTCAAATATATCGGGCAAGGCTATTTGCCCGGCTGGCTTGGCAATGTCTGTGCCATGGCGCTGTTTACAGTGCTTGTCCTGATTACGCTCAGAACCCGTTCCAGCAAGCGCAAACACAATTTGCAAACGCTTTCACCGGCGATGGAAACCGCTCGCCTTCTGGGCACGGGTATCCTGATCCTTGGTTTTATCCTGGTCCTCAACAGCTATCAGGGCGTACCGGTTCCGGTTCTTGTGCTGCTGGTTATTCTTGGCGTCTTCACCGTTATTTCCCGCCAGACTGTTTTCGGCCGGCATATTTATGCGGTCGGTTCCAATCCTGAAGCCACGCGCTTTTCCGGTGTCAACGTGAATTTCGTCAAAATGGCCGTGTTTGCGCTGATGGGACTTATGGCGGCAGTGGCGGGCCTCACCACGACTGCGCGCCTTGCGGCCGGTACGCCATCGGCAGGTTTGGGCGGCGAACTTGATGCCATCGCATCATGCTTTATCGGCGGCACATCCATGCGCGGCGGCGTGGGATCCGTGATTGCTGCGCTGGTCGGTGCGCTTATCATGTCAAGCCTCGATAATGGTATGTCGATGCTGGGCGTCGATACATTCTGGCAGCAAATCATCAAGGGCAGTATTCTTGTGCTGGCCGTTTATCTCGATATCGTATCATCAGGCACACGTCGCGCCTGA